From a region of the Desulfatibacillum aliphaticivorans DSM 15576 genome:
- the folP gene encoding dihydropteroate synthase, translating to MKPYTMAWNGRRLDMTSRTLIMGILNVTPDSFSDGGLWRETDKAVAHGLEMVSQGADIIDIGGESTRPFSDPVSVQEEIDRVVPVIERLNKEVSVPISIDTMKAAAAEAAVKAGASIINDVSAFNMDPQMAETAAKAGVPVILMHMAGTPKTMQEAPQYKDVVAEVRDYLGNAVEKAVEAGISRDLVIVDPGIGFGKTVLHNLLLIKHLDALDALNVPVLLGPSRKSFIRKILTDNLLPGTEEPSMEDIETGTQAVLASPAAAGVHIVRVHDVPRARTTMLLANAIAQAE from the coding sequence TTGAAGCCTTATACCATGGCCTGGAACGGCCGCAGGCTGGATATGACCAGCCGCACCCTTATCATGGGTATTCTCAACGTCACCCCGGACTCCTTTTCGGATGGGGGGCTATGGAGGGAGACCGACAAAGCCGTCGCCCACGGCCTTGAAATGGTTTCCCAAGGAGCGGACATCATCGATATTGGCGGCGAATCCACGCGGCCGTTTTCGGATCCGGTGTCCGTCCAGGAAGAAATCGACAGGGTGGTTCCGGTCATTGAGAGGCTGAACAAAGAGGTCTCCGTCCCTATTTCCATAGACACCATGAAAGCCGCGGCGGCCGAGGCCGCCGTCAAGGCCGGCGCCAGCATCATCAACGACGTCAGCGCTTTTAACATGGATCCGCAAATGGCTGAGACCGCCGCCAAGGCGGGAGTCCCGGTGATCCTCATGCATATGGCGGGCACGCCCAAAACCATGCAGGAAGCGCCTCAGTACAAAGACGTCGTGGCGGAAGTGCGCGATTACCTGGGCAACGCCGTGGAAAAAGCCGTGGAGGCTGGAATTTCCCGCGATCTGGTCATAGTAGACCCCGGCATCGGCTTTGGAAAAACCGTCCTCCACAACCTCTTGCTTATCAAGCATCTGGACGCGTTGGACGCCCTGAACGTTCCCGTCCTGCTCGGGCCGTCCCGCAAATCCTTTATCCGAAAAATACTGACTGACAATTTACTTCCGGGAACGGAAGAGCCTTCCATGGAGGATATCGAAACGGGAACTCAAGCCGTGCTGGCCTCCCCCGCAGCCGCCGGGGTTCATATTGTTCGGGTGCACGATGTTCCAAGAGCCCGTACAACCATGCTGTTGGCAAACGCCATCGCTCAGGCTGAATAG